In a single window of the Novosphingobium sp. IK01 genome:
- a CDS encoding terminase large subunit domain-containing protein, which yields MDASPASETPSPPAPSSVAAQVAQRIEARSLYWRGWSLAQIAEELALPVSTLSSWKQRQRWDTASPRARAEECLWVRYQTLLAKEQKTGSDFKEIDLLGRQFVTFARIGKFSGEEGNEADLNPARSKGARTTNAKKEQAKNLITPEMVAALRADMQAGLFGHQETWLSTTHLRTRMIVKSRQIGATWYFARERLLVALETGKNQIFLSASRAQANIFRAYIVQWVQKVCGVSLKGDPIAIQRGEGEDGAPLDPVELYFLGTNYRTAQGYHGDVVIDECFWIYGFEELFKVASAMATHKIYTRTLFSTPSTLAHEAYPMWSGDRFNRRRARADKVRIPIDHDVLKDGALGADGIWRQIVTVFDAIAKGFDLVDLAELQRENSVDEFDNLFRCLFLDDSQSMFPFEIMRRCMVDSWDVWRDVQPYAAQPYAGEVWLGYDPNASEAGTGDDAALVAIAAPLAPGARFRVLEKKRLKGLQFDQQAAAIREMAGRYRVTRIAIDVTGAGRAVEQLVRKWFPLVTAITYSPLSKSQMVLKAKNVISAGRLEFDAGWMDMMSAFMAIRPEITKHGITYVAGRAGGVGHADLAWAVMHALFFEPLDASEGIGGTSTMEIFDA from the coding sequence ATGGACGCTTCCCCCGCTTCTGAAACCCCGTCTCCCCCAGCTCCGTCTTCCGTCGCCGCGCAGGTCGCCCAGCGGATCGAGGCCCGCTCGCTCTACTGGCGGGGCTGGTCGCTCGCGCAGATCGCCGAGGAACTGGCCCTGCCGGTCTCGACCCTGTCGAGCTGGAAGCAGCGCCAGCGCTGGGACACCGCCAGCCCGCGCGCCCGCGCCGAGGAATGCCTGTGGGTCCGCTATCAGACCCTGCTCGCCAAGGAGCAGAAGACCGGCAGTGACTTCAAGGAGATCGACCTGCTGGGGCGCCAGTTCGTGACCTTTGCGCGGATCGGCAAGTTCTCTGGCGAAGAAGGCAACGAGGCCGATCTCAACCCGGCGCGCAGCAAGGGCGCGCGCACCACCAATGCGAAGAAGGAACAGGCCAAAAACCTGATCACCCCCGAGATGGTCGCGGCCCTGCGCGCCGACATGCAGGCGGGCCTGTTCGGCCATCAGGAGACCTGGCTCTCGACCACGCATCTGCGCACGCGGATGATCGTCAAGTCGCGCCAGATCGGAGCGACGTGGTATTTTGCGCGCGAGCGGCTGCTCGTCGCGCTCGAAACCGGCAAGAACCAGATCTTCCTCTCGGCCTCGCGCGCCCAGGCCAACATCTTCCGCGCCTATATCGTCCAGTGGGTGCAGAAGGTGTGCGGGGTGAGCCTCAAGGGCGACCCCATCGCGATCCAGCGCGGGGAAGGGGAGGACGGCGCCCCGCTCGACCCGGTCGAACTCTACTTTCTGGGCACCAACTACCGCACTGCGCAGGGCTATCACGGCGACGTGGTGATCGACGAATGCTTCTGGATCTACGGGTTCGAGGAGCTGTTCAAGGTCGCCTCCGCGATGGCGACCCACAAGATCTACACGCGCACGCTGTTCTCCACCCCCAGCACGCTCGCCCACGAGGCCTATCCGATGTGGAGCGGCGACCGCTTCAACCGGCGCCGCGCGCGGGCCGACAAGGTGCGCATCCCGATCGACCATGACGTGCTCAAGGATGGCGCGCTGGGGGCCGACGGCATCTGGCGGCAGATCGTCACCGTGTTCGATGCCATCGCCAAGGGCTTCGACCTCGTCGATCTTGCCGAACTGCAACGCGAAAATTCGGTCGACGAGTTCGACAACCTGTTCCGCTGCCTGTTCCTCGACGACAGCCAGAGCATGTTCCCCTTCGAGATCATGCGCCGCTGCATGGTCGACAGCTGGGACGTCTGGCGCGATGTCCAGCCCTATGCCGCGCAGCCCTACGCGGGCGAGGTCTGGCTGGGCTATGATCCCAACGCCAGCGAGGCGGGCACGGGCGACGATGCCGCGCTGGTGGCCATCGCCGCGCCGCTGGCGCCGGGCGCGCGCTTCCGCGTGCTGGAAAAGAAGCGGCTCAAGGGCCTCCAGTTCGACCAGCAGGCCGCCGCGATCCGCGAGATGGCCGGGCGCTATCGCGTCACCCGCATCGCCATCGACGTGACCGGCGCGGGCAGGGCGGTCGAGCAGCTCGTGCGCAAGTGGTTCCCGCTGGTCACCGCGATCACCTATTCGCCGCTGTCCAAGAGCCAGATGGTGCTCAAGGCCAAGAACGTGATCAGCGCCGGGCGTCTGGAGTTCGACGCGGGCTGGATGGACATGATGAGCGCCTTCATGGCGATCCGCCCCGAGATCACCAAGCACGGCATCACCTATGTCGCGGGTCGCGCCGGGGGCGTGGGCCATGCCGATCTGGCCTGGGCAGTGATGCACGCCCTGTTCTTCGAACCGCTCGACGCCAGCGAGGGCATCGGCGGCACGTCCACCATGGAGATTTTCGATGCCTGA
- a CDS encoding phage portal protein, which yields MPDTPALPVEVAPVLSADQSASPPASPPASTIAFAFGDAESVLDRRELFDLFEVAHNGRWYEPPIPHAGLGRCYRMAAHHQSAILLKRNLLVSSFVPSRWLSKADFARWALDWLIFGNAYLEVVPNLAGRAAALRPAPAAFTRVGLKPGQFFFVPGMYLHDAVEFRTGSIHHLVEPDPMQEIYGMPEYLSALQSGLLNESATLFRRKYYINGSHAGYILHVSDENFTERDSEALREAMRRSKGPGNFRNFFIHIPRGKPDGVKIIPIGEVGAKDAFTEIKDMTAQDMLAAHRVPPQLLGIVPKNTGGFGNVVDAARTFYQLEIVPIQQRMAEVNDWLGAAAVTFQIPDVASPATPGAA from the coding sequence ATGCCTGATACCCCGGCCCTTCCGGTGGAGGTCGCGCCTGTTCTGTCCGCAGACCAGTCCGCAAGCCCGCCTGCCAGCCCGCCTGCATCCACGATTGCCTTTGCCTTCGGCGACGCGGAAAGCGTGCTCGACCGGCGCGAGCTGTTCGACCTGTTCGAGGTCGCCCACAATGGCCGCTGGTACGAGCCGCCGATCCCCCACGCCGGGCTGGGCCGCTGCTATCGCATGGCCGCCCATCACCAGAGCGCCATCCTGCTCAAGCGCAACCTGCTGGTCTCCAGCTTCGTGCCCAGCCGCTGGCTGTCGAAGGCCGACTTCGCGCGCTGGGCGCTCGACTGGCTGATCTTCGGCAATGCCTATCTCGAGGTCGTGCCCAATCTGGCGGGCCGCGCCGCCGCGCTGCGCCCGGCCCCGGCGGCCTTCACCCGCGTCGGCCTCAAGCCGGGGCAGTTCTTCTTCGTGCCCGGCATGTACCTGCACGACGCGGTCGAGTTCCGCACCGGCTCGATCCACCATCTGGTCGAGCCCGACCCGATGCAGGAAATCTACGGGATGCCCGAATATCTCTCGGCGCTGCAATCGGGCCTGCTCAACGAGAGCGCCACCCTGTTCCGCCGCAAATACTACATCAACGGCAGCCACGCGGGCTATATCCTCCACGTCAGCGACGAAAACTTCACCGAACGGGACAGCGAGGCCCTGCGCGAGGCGATGCGCCGGAGCAAGGGACCGGGCAACTTCCGCAACTTCTTCATCCACATCCCGCGCGGCAAGCCCGATGGCGTGAAGATCATCCCGATCGGCGAAGTAGGCGCCAAGGACGCCTTCACCGAGATCAAGGACATGACCGCCCAGGACATGCTGGCCGCCCACCGCGTGCCGCCCCAGTTGCTGGGCATCGTGCCCAAGAACACCGGCGGCTTCGGCAACGTGGTCGATGCCGCGCGCACGTTCTACCAGCTGGAAATCGTCCCGATCCAGCAGCGCATGGCCGAAGTGAACGACTGGCTGGGCGCGGCGGCGGTCACCTTCCAGATCCCTGATGTCGCGAGCCCTGCCACGCCGGGCGCTGCCTGA
- a CDS encoding DNA adenine methylase, producing the protein MLSTLPSAPEALPDDPMSAIAPIRPPAPYIGGKRMLAKRLVERINAVPHTLYAEPFVGMGGIFFRRDQRPKCEVINDWSDDVATFFRILQRHYVPFMDMLRWQITSRAGFDRLRRQDPSTLTDLERAARFLYLQRLAFGGKVASRNFGVDTTMGARFDVAKIGPLLEAAHERLTGVVIEHLPWSDFITRYDRPGTLFYLDPPYYGCEKDYGATLFDRSQFTAMAAQLRTLKGSFILSLNDHPEVRRIFEGFTITPVPVRYTVGGMAQSKIAGEVIISA; encoded by the coding sequence ATGCTGTCGACTCTGCCGTCCGCCCCCGAAGCTCTCCCTGACGATCCCATGAGCGCGATTGCCCCGATCCGCCCGCCCGCGCCCTACATCGGGGGCAAGCGGATGCTGGCCAAGCGCCTGGTCGAGCGCATCAACGCGGTGCCCCACACGCTCTATGCCGAGCCGTTCGTGGGCATGGGCGGGATCTTCTTCCGCCGCGACCAGCGCCCGAAATGCGAGGTGATCAACGACTGGAGCGATGACGTGGCCACGTTCTTCCGCATCCTCCAGCGCCACTACGTGCCGTTCATGGACATGCTGCGCTGGCAGATCACCAGCCGCGCGGGCTTCGACCGCCTGCGTCGGCAAGACCCGTCAACCCTGACCGACCTCGAACGCGCCGCCCGCTTCCTCTACCTCCAGCGCCTGGCCTTCGGTGGCAAGGTGGCCAGCCGCAACTTCGGGGTGGACACCACCATGGGCGCCCGCTTCGACGTCGCCAAGATCGGCCCCCTGCTCGAAGCCGCCCACGAACGCCTGACCGGCGTGGTGATCGAGCACCTTCCCTGGAGCGACTTCATCACCCGCTACGACCGCCCCGGCACCCTGTTCTACCTCGACCCGCCCTACTACGGCTGCGAGAAAGACTACGGCGCCACCCTGTTCGATCGCAGCCAGTTCACCGCCATGGCCGCCCAGTTGCGCACCCTCAAAGGCAGCTTCATCCTCTCCCTCAACGACCACCCCGAAGTACGCCGCATCTTCGAAGGCTTCACCATCACCCCGGTCCCCGTCCGCTACACCGTCGGCGGCATGGCCCAGAGCAAAATCGCCGGTGAAGTGATCATCAGCGCCTGA
- a CDS encoding AAA family ATPase — MLFELSIENFYSIKEPQVIDLRVAGNAPDLPGRFAPIWAGASERAPKVVAIFGPNAAGKSTVLRALSFIAWFIRDSFQLAPNGRLPFERFNNREGLNSPTRLSLSIAGFSDPSDPTSAPCKYTYSVEIGGMEDAQPMVLSEAIYYWPETTKRRVRLFSRDETGKVTAGPPFQLGGFRQALEKILRPNVSVLATLAQLKHPLSTQLWEAANSVSSNILIERSDGVEDLVVRHYAENPALIEALNREIERIDLGIRSMRIETGPSGPIALFVHEGHDGPMPLVLESHGTRTFLRLYPFLLRALETGGVAVLDELDTAIHPLILPEIIRWFHDPARNPRDAQLWMTCHNASLLEELVKEEVLFCTKSATGQTEVFALQDVQAVRRDDNYYRKYLGGVYGALPQIG, encoded by the coding sequence ATGCTTTTCGAACTATCGATTGAAAATTTTTACTCCATTAAGGAACCGCAGGTGATCGACTTGCGGGTTGCTGGCAATGCGCCGGACCTGCCGGGGCGCTTTGCCCCGATCTGGGCAGGAGCCTCCGAGCGTGCTCCCAAAGTGGTGGCGATTTTTGGCCCCAACGCAGCGGGCAAGTCGACGGTGCTGCGGGCCCTGTCCTTCATTGCCTGGTTTATTCGTGACAGCTTTCAATTGGCGCCCAACGGCCGGTTGCCGTTCGAGCGATTCAACAATCGGGAAGGCCTGAATTCACCGACCCGCCTGTCGCTGTCGATCGCCGGATTTTCCGACCCCAGCGATCCAACCTCGGCGCCCTGCAAGTACACCTATTCAGTCGAGATTGGAGGAATGGAAGACGCGCAGCCCATGGTGCTGAGCGAAGCGATCTATTATTGGCCAGAAACAACAAAGCGCAGGGTCCGCCTTTTTTCACGCGACGAAACCGGTAAGGTCACGGCAGGCCCTCCGTTCCAACTCGGTGGTTTTCGTCAGGCTTTGGAGAAGATTCTTCGCCCCAATGTCAGCGTGCTGGCAACGCTCGCACAGCTCAAACATCCTTTGTCGACCCAGCTCTGGGAAGCCGCGAATTCGGTGTCGTCAAACATTTTGATCGAAAGATCGGATGGAGTCGAAGACCTCGTCGTTCGACATTATGCCGAAAATCCGGCGTTGATCGAGGCACTTAACCGAGAGATCGAACGCATCGACCTTGGCATCCGTTCGATGCGGATCGAGACGGGCCCGAGCGGTCCGATCGCATTGTTTGTGCACGAAGGACACGACGGGCCTATGCCGCTGGTTCTTGAGAGCCATGGAACGAGAACCTTCCTGCGCCTCTACCCTTTCCTGCTTCGCGCTTTGGAAACTGGCGGCGTCGCGGTGTTGGACGAACTCGACACGGCAATCCATCCGCTCATTCTGCCCGAAATCATCCGCTGGTTCCATGATCCCGCGCGCAACCCGCGCGATGCCCAGCTCTGGATGACCTGCCACAACGCCTCTTTGCTCGAGGAACTGGTCAAGGAAGAGGTACTCTTCTGCACCAAATCCGCGACCGGGCAGACCGAGGTCTTTGCACTTCAGGATGTGCAGGCGGTGCGGCGCGACGACAACTATTATCGCAAGTATCTTGGCGGCGTCTACGGCGCCCTTCCCCAGATCGGATGA
- a CDS encoding RloB domain-containing protein, translated as MSRRRAAVPQRRRYFIGCEGESEQGYVALLARLAGLRRSAVHLDAVLLQPGGGDPLALVELADRKADERERRSGAFAGRFILLDDDKLGQAPARDARIEAVRARGRFQLIWQRSCHEALLLRHLKGCSQRRPGNTPRALADLEREWQGYRKGLPAARLADRIDEDALGRVAAVEPELAILLAAIGFV; from the coding sequence ATGAGCCGGCGGCGGGCAGCCGTTCCGCAACGGCGTCGATACTTCATCGGCTGCGAGGGCGAGAGCGAACAGGGTTATGTCGCGCTGCTCGCTCGTCTGGCTGGGCTACGCAGGAGCGCGGTCCATCTCGACGCAGTGCTGCTTCAGCCTGGCGGAGGAGACCCGCTGGCGCTGGTCGAACTGGCAGATAGAAAGGCTGATGAGCGCGAAAGGAGAAGCGGGGCTTTTGCGGGACGCTTTATCCTTCTTGACGACGACAAGCTCGGACAGGCACCCGCGCGCGATGCCAGAATCGAGGCAGTACGGGCGAGAGGCCGTTTTCAGCTCATCTGGCAACGTAGCTGCCATGAGGCGTTGTTGCTGCGGCATCTGAAAGGCTGCAGCCAACGCAGGCCAGGTAATACACCCAGGGCCCTGGCTGACCTTGAACGGGAATGGCAGGGCTATCGCAAAGGTTTGCCGGCCGCTCGGCTGGCCGATCGTATCGATGAGGATGCCCTTGGCAGGGTTGCAGCAGTCGAACCTGAACTTGCGATCCTCCTGGCCGCGATCGGCTTCGTCTGA